The Quercus robur chromosome 7, dhQueRobu3.1, whole genome shotgun sequence genome has a segment encoding these proteins:
- the LOC126693022 gene encoding NAC domain-containing protein 87-like gives MEEAIVVNKGEELIDLPPGFRFHPTDEEIITCYLTEKVVNSNFSASAIGEADLNKCEPWDLPKKAKMGEKEWYFFCQRDRKYPTGMRTNRATESGYWKATGKDKEIYKGKGCLVGMKKTLVFYKGRAPKGEKTNWVMHEYRLEGKFSYYNLPKTAKDEWVVCRIFHKNNSGIKKLSSTPDGLLRMNSFGDDLLDISSLPPLMDPSFSDTNTNKPGYVDNNNFPFKGSSSYFSNDQQQQQQDQKMFQMPTNTSYHNPIPNQGLYPQTQLPNQYPFNFPSNPIQSGYLHQGRSTGTSSSIPSSTYGFGVNEQGILERQCKVEQFSSNQSMSMVSHSQDTGLSTADMNAEISSLVSKQQDNRSYDDLIEGPSLGPIADFDRFNWDY, from the exons ATGGAAGAAGCAATCGTGGTTAACAAAGGAGAGGAGCTCATCGATTTGCCTCCGGGCTTTCGATTTCACCCCACGGATGAGGAGATTATAACTTGTTATCTTACAGAGAAGGTGGTGAATAGCAATTTCAGTGCAAGTGCTATTGGTGAAGCTGATCTCAATAAGTGTGAACCATGGGACTTGCCAA AGAAAGCGAAGATGGGAGAGAAAGAGTGGTACTTCTTTTGCCAGAGGGATAGGAAATATCCAACAGGGATGCGAACGAATCGAGCAACTGAATCTGGATATTGGAAAGCCACAGGAAAGGATAAAGAGATATACAAAGGAAAAGGCTGCCTTGTTGGGATGAAGAAGACCCTCGTGTTCTACAAAGGGAGAGCTCCAAAAGGAGAGAAAACAAACTGGGTCATGCACGAGTACAGACTTGAAGGCAAATTCTCCTACTACAACCTCCCCAAGACTGCAAAG GATGAATGGGTtgtctgcagaattttccacaAGAATAATAGTGGGATCAAAAAGCTGTCCTCAACCCCAGATGGGCTATTGAGGATGAACTCTTTTGGGGATGATCTGTTGGATATTTCTTCACTCCCACCTCTCATGGATCCTTCATTTTCAGACACCAACACCAACAAGCCTGGCTATGTTGACAATAACAACTTCCCATTCAAAGGGTCCTCCTCTTACTTCTCAAATGaccaacagcaacagcaacaagaCCAGAAGATGTTTCAAATGCCCACAAACACTTCCTACCATAACCCAATTCCGAACCAGGGTTTATATCCTCAAACTCAGCTTCCAAATCAATATCCTTTCAACTTTCCgtccaatccaatccaatctgGCTATTTGCACCAAGGGAGGAGTACTGGTACTAGTTCATCAATCCCAAGCAGCACCTATGGATTTGGAGTCAATGAACAAGGTATTTTAGAGAGGCAGTGCAAGGTGGAGCAGTTCTCATCAAATCAGTCCATGTCTATGGTGAGCCACTCACAAGACACAGGACTTAGCACTGCAGACATGAATGCTGAGATTTCGTCTTTGGTTTCAAAGCAACAAGATAACAGATCTTATGATGACCTTATTGAGGGTCCATCACTTGGCCCCATTGCAGATTTCGATCGCTTTAATTGGGACTACTGA